CATTAAAAATATGAATGGAATATGAAAGTTCAACATATTCCTCACAAAATGCTAATTGGTTACAGAGGGAAAATGAGTAATTTCTTTTAGGAGAAACCTTGCAGTTATCTTAATGAACTGACAGAAGTTATAATTAACAGGAGGATAAATCCAGACTGGAGGCCACGTGGCAGATCGTAACAGGAAAAACCATGGCCTGCCTTCTGTGACACCCTGACCAACCTGCCGTCCAACTGGACTTGTGAGGAAACTGTAACCTTCCAACACATCTCTCACGCAGTCCCTTGTGCTGCCTTTACAGACTCTATTCTTCAGCCAGCTAGTTACTGTGGACTGAAGACAGGCCTTGCTGTCCTAGGCAAGCGCTGTGCTGCTCAGCGATACTGCTGTGTGGTGACAGAAAAGCCTTTCCATGCCTCACCTTGAGGCTGTGGACTCAGGGTCCTTTACCACAATGAACTGCTTTATCCAGAGACTGCAGTTCAAGACCTGCACAGCTCCTCAGACCTTAATAAAGCCACGGCGTATTCCCCTAAAGCATCACAGCAAGCCAGGAGGCACCACCTCCTCGCTGCCACTGCTTACCACTAAGAAGGACCAGTGACTTCCCACAAAAGTACTAGCGTTCCCAGTCAGCCCAagccagcccaggagaaagacgCCTCACGAGGGAAGGATGTAGGAAGCGTGCTTCCCTTGCCCAACAGCAGTTTTGAAAACTGCATGCCCAACCAAGCAGCCTATTTAACTTTAATAATAAGAGAAATGGCTGGATATATGAATAAAAGATTAACTCATATTTGTTGTCTTAGTACTCAGAGAGCTGAGCCAGGGGGATCACCACGAGTTACAGCCCAGCCTAGGTTACAGAATGAAGCCCTGTTCACAAAGAAAAGAAGAGTCACTGCCTCAGTTGCACTACCCAGACTGTAAGGTGCGTGGGGCCAGGCGAGCCTACTGTACCAGACTGTACAGACGCAGACCATTCCCATCACAACGGAACAATTTACTGGGTATACTTAAATTGCTACAAAAAGTTACTGTCAAAAAACCAAGAACTTACCCCTGAGCTATCTTATGGGCCCCATAAAGTCTTCTTTAAGACAAATGTAATTCAAGCTTGCATGAGAATAAGGGGTATTATAAGAGCATTGAATCTTTCTGTTTAacattgttttattgtttataattatCATAAAGTAACTGTAATtactttcctcaaaaaaaaaaaaaaaaaaaaaaaaagaaaaccaacaactGTCACAATGAAAACACACTCCTTCAGGACAGCTACTGTCTGGAAAGCCTTGTGGGGATTCTCACTGATGGCAAAGCGGGGCGGGGTTGCGGCTCTCAGGCGGAGTGTGCGTTTCCAGGTCATGGCAGGCCCCAGCACTCCCCGGCTCGTGTGCACTTCACCCACTGACACCACAGGCCTGCTTGCCAGGAGTCTTTAGAACTGAACAGTATACCGCGCAGCTACTCCAGTTCCTCTTCAGCAGACCTCCAAACTATGCTAGTGACCAGGTTCAACTTAAACAAAGTATCACAGCTGTTGATAGTCTGCATTGGCTTCTAGGGTTTTATTTATCGCTGTTTGTTTCACAAGACTGGGAACTGAAATGAAGGCCTCGTGCTGGGTGAGCACTCCAGCGGCCAGtgagccatcccccagcctcCTGCCAGGCTGGCGCTGTTCCCTGCCACAGCCTAAGTACACAGGATTCCAAGCTCGCACCAGCAACTTCTAGCTGTGTTTTTAGTTTCTGAATTAAATGAACGTCTATAATGAAAACTTCTAGGCCAACTGGGAAGGATTTTCAGAGTTATTTCAAGaatcagaaaagaagaagaggaggaggagaaggaaaaagaggaggaggagaaggaagaagaggaaaaggaggaggagaaggaggaggaggaggaggagaaggagaagaaataagtaCTTTGGCTTTAAATACTTTATATAAATTTGCTTAAGTGACAGCATTTAATATTTTGTTCTGGTTTCAAAACATGCATATTTTGAAACCTGAGGTTTTAGAGACTTGtatagatgaggaaaccaagTCCTAAAGAAGTTAGGGACACGCCTGAATTCAAAGTGCTAGATGTGCTCAGGGCCAGATTTCTGTGGATTGTCCCTTCACCACTCACATAGGGTATGGTGACATGCTGTTTTTCCTCAGATTACCACACTGTCattcattctccctctctctcccccccctctcacacacacacacacacacacacacacacacacaatgtcatttAACATGCCTTCAGGCTGAACAGGGACAGCACTTCCTAGTTGTTTCAATGCATAGCAGATGGAAGTGATAATGATTTCTCGGGGCCATGAGGTTTGTGCTTGTTTTTTCTTGAGCACACACCTGAAGAACCACAAGTGTGAAGGACCACAAGTGTGAAGGCATTCCGACTCCAGCCTCAGCTACTAGCATCAGATGCTGGCTGCTTAGTGAACACGTCTTCAGATAAGTCTAGAATTCTGAAGGTGCAGACATCACAGCGGAGACAGCCATCTTGTTTTGCCCAGAGCCCCCGACTCACAGAGTAGGAGAAAGAGCCTGATTGCTACCTCAAGCCCTGAAGTTGCGCAGTAACTTGTGACCGCTGCGTCCTGAAGCAGACTCTCCTCACTGTCAATCCTTTCTTCTATCGTGAagtaccccccaccccacccccctgcctGTCAACTGCTGTGCTGACGTAGCTCACCACTCAGGAGGCACCATGCTTCCGTCCACGTCCCAGAACGTGTTTTTGCCGTTCATCTCGGTGGTGTACATGACCCAGCGGTGCCGGCCTGGAGAGAGGATGGAGAAGACAGTTTCTGAAGCTCATGCACGTAAAACCAGGAAGCCGATGCCACTGTTCTAACGCAACAGTGTGCCTGAGGGTGGCATCCTGCTGCTCTACGAAGCCAGCTCCATCCCAGAACAGGGATGGAGCTGGCGGGTGGGCTCACAACCTTTACAGTGGAGAATCCTCGCTCCTCCGTAGTATCTGACGCAGAATGAGCAGAGGGAGGCATACCTGGTCCTGTCTGCCCAGGGAATTCccagaaaagaaagttctccagggagcagagcaaaaaaaaaaagtactcacAGCAGCACACATTAACTCCATAAAGGAACAGTGTGATCCTTGGGGACGGTATGAATCTTCTCTAACAGGTGGCTACTATAAATGGAGGAGAGTTCACGGCATCAAACAGCATGGCTGCCTCACTATCCATCAGCTCTCTGGGAAATGAGCTGGGTGGCCTGGCCACTGTTTCCAAAACTGTTTCCAAGGTGGAGAGAAAACTAGTCCACAAAGTGCTTACCCCGAAAACACAAGGGCCTGCGTTTGATCCCCAGACTcacattaaatgaaaataaatcgaTGAAAGCTAGGCATGGCAGTAGCTATGTGTACCACCAACCCggtcagaggcagggggatccctaGGGCAAACACCAACCcagtcagaggcagggggatccctaGGGCAAACTGGCCGGCCCAGCCCAGCCTACTTGGTGAATTCTAGGCCAACGGAAGGAAAAAGGTGAATGTGCTTGGGGCCTGAGAAATAgtacccaaggttgtcctctggcctacacacccACACAGTCCAtatgctatacacacacacacacagtccacatgctacacacacacacacacacacacacacatcctatacACAGCcaacatactacacacatacaccaatattgtacacacatactacacataccacatactacatacacatgacatataaacacaaacatgGACCCAACACAGTATACACATATACTATAGACACCATATACTACCCACACACATACCTCCAACAtagtatacatacaaacacacacacacacacacacacacacacacccaaaagtaCTTGTAGTTTCCATTAGGCCCTCTGGTAGGACTGCTGAATTCCAGAGCAGACTGAGTGgcacagaaaacataaaaaaaacccagaagaatgGATAACTAAACTTGAACTGCATTCCAACAAGGCAGTGGACACTCATGGTTGATGGAATGGACCACGGGAAAGGTTTCATAGGTTAGGCCTTGGCAACAGATTTATACTATGACCGAGCTGGTCCTTAGTAATCTCTcttgtatatatatgttaataactattaataaacaaataatataaacacacacacacacacacatatatatatagtgttgaaagtcaggactggagaaatggctcagcagttaaaaccaCTCGCTGCTCCTGAAGAAGGTTgaagttcagtctccagcacccgaCAATGGTTCCAAGTCATTTGTAATTTCAATTCAAGGAGACCTGATACTAACCTGGACTccagacatgcatgtggcacatagacacacacatagggAAAACattcatacccataaaataaaataattagcattatacaattaaaataaataattattctaTTGAAAGTTCATGTTCATACTTGGCAACTCTACTAGGAATTTGTTTTTAGTCTATGTATTTAgttaaagattaatttttttaattttatgtgtgctgCCTGcgaatatgtatgtgcaccacatgtgtgcctggtgcccctggaggccagaggagggcatcagacacccctggaactggagttattacagagagctgtgagccgccatgctgggaactgaacccaagacctctgcaagagcagccagagctcttaatcacagagccatctctccagcccccattcgAGTCTTTAAAACATGTGTAAGTTGAAGTATTAAAATACAAGTAAAATTacaggggccagtgagatggaaGTGGTAAAAGGGTTGTGGTCCAGGgtaagggcctgagttcaatccctgcaTCCTACACCGCGGCTCCCGGCACtcaaacacccacacataaaaaTGCATAAGTACATGTGATTAAAAACCTTTAGAAGAAACAGTAAAGCCACAACAGAAGGCGCTTTCtaccttttttcccttttctttttatccctgttcttgaactcagggccttgggCACACAAGGCAAGTTCCCCACTGCTGAACTACTTAATGTTCTCAGCTCGGCTTGCACTTTTTACTTTATATgaaacattttcaatattttcagtgttatttatcattttaatgatTAGCAAGAATAAAGAGTCTTACATTTTAGTGCgagaacagaagaaagaagagggagaaggaacgTTACTTTAATTcctaacaacaaaataatgagTAGAAAAAACTTCTCCTTGGGGCTCTGTTGCCACTTCTTTCATATGATCGAGTCTCTTTGGCGAAGATATTTCCTCCTTGAGCCTTGGCTGCTTCATCTATGAAAACCTGTTCTTTGGGTTTTGCTTGATAGGGTTTCTATGGcggcccaggctgtcctggctAGCCTCAGACCTTTGGCAATTTTCTTGCccctgccttcagagtgctgggaccacaggaGCCTCAGTGCCAAGCtcagattacttttttttaattttaatttttttttttgtggtttttttcaagacagggtttctctgtgtagccctggctatcctggaactcactctgtagaccaggctggcccggaactcagaaatccacctgcctctgcctcccaggtgctgagataacaggtgtgtgccaccacgccctgctGAGCTCAGATTACTTAAAATCTGACCAAAGCCTAAAGTTCTGTGGTTTGTGTTTCAAATGTTACAGTTATAGAATAAGATGCATTTAATAAGTGTATTTCAGGTCACTATGTATGGTGGCAGGTGCCCAAACTGGCTGAGTCATCTCCTCTGCCTACCTTTTAAATTTCCTATTGAGTTTTCCTTTCCAAGTAACTGTATCAGCTCATGCATGATGTCAAAAATAGACTCAGAATCCCAACCCTaatccatttatatatatacatatatatgtatatatatacacacacacacacacacatatatatacatacacacatacacacacacacacacacaaactgcacTTACCAAAAAATTGCTTGTTGTCTTCGTAGTATTTGTTTCCATATTTATCTTCTCCCACCAACGTACCAACCCTTATATCATTTGACCTTCAAGTacacagggggaaaaaagaggCATCTCAGAATGATTCACTGTTcaagacaaaaccagaaataaaGAGTACTACCGACTGCTTCATCGACTACAAGAACGAGGAGATACTGGGGTGCTCGCTGATGTACACCTCTAGCCTTCAGCAGAAGGCTCTTGCCACTCAACGCTCACGAATCAGCTTTCCGGCAAAGAGTCTCCTGTGTTGTCCCAGGAGCATGTAAACAGGTGGGGGTAAAATTCAACACAACTGATGTTGCTTGGATTACATTTAAAACACTACCTTCAAGCCACGGTCCACGTATCTACTATTAGCCCTGCATCGAGAGACACTAAGTTAGCCAAACCTTCAGGGAGTCAAAGTACTTCATCATCTTCGTCGTATTACGTGTGTCCCCTGGATAATTCAGAGTCTCCAAGTGGTTCCCCGGATTTGCTGCTGCTTACAGGGATAATCAGGACTGGCATGATCGCCACCTTCACCTTCTTACTGTATACAGTGCAGAGGAAAACTTGCCAAGGTCACCTCGGGGGTAGAGGGGTTGCTATGCTAAGCGTCATTACACTCCAGGACTCGGTAGCATCCCGGCTACCCCAGCCTCTACGTCACAGCTCCGTCACTAGGGGCTGAGCTGCGCCCAGAGACGCCTGTCCCAGGAACTCAACTCTGGGACTGAACTTGTCGTCCTTGACGGGGACCGTGGACCTCCAAGGTGATCTAATCTGGGCCCCTTTCCAGAAAAGCAGCCAGCGGAGGTCCGTCCCCAGAGAGCCAGGGTCTCGCTCTGGCTTCCTACCTGAAGAAAACCCGTAGGAGGCCCCCCAGGCCGCCGTGGCCGGTGATCTGCCGCAGGCCGCGCTTCAGGACCTCCACCAGCTCCATTCTCATCTGCATGGTCCGCCCTGTCCGTGCTCCGGGTAAAAGCCGCCGGGCGGAAGACGAAACTCGAGCGAAAGGATCCGCCGTTTGGAGGTTCCTGCTCACAAACGGGCTGCGGAGGTCGCTCTGCGCACGCGCAGAGCTGGGGCTCGCGCCAGGAGCTATGTCCCCACAGGTTGGTGTCTTCCTAAAGGTGAAATGAATGTTTTTAGAGGCTGTACCCAGAAAGCGACCCCGCGGGGAGAAGTACACCAAGCAAAGCATTCCCCAGATGGGAGTTTCTCCTATAGACACGAGTTTCTTCCTCCAGACAACGATGGCGCTCACTGCTAAGAAATGCATTACTGAACCCATAGCGGTATTGTACATTTGATACAGAGTGTGTACGATTTT
The sequence above is drawn from the Apodemus sylvaticus chromosome 20, mApoSyl1.1, whole genome shotgun sequence genome and encodes:
- the Ndufa12 gene encoding NADH dehydrogenase [ubiquinone] 1 alpha subcomplex subunit 12, giving the protein MQMRMELVEVLKRGLRQITGHGGLGGLLRVFFRSNDIRVGTLVGEDKYGNKYYEDNKQFFGRHRWVMYTTEMNGKNTFWDVDGSMVPPEWHRWLHCMTDDPPTTKPLTTHKFIWTNHKFNVSATPEQYVPYSTTRKKIHEWVPPSTPYK